The Nicotiana sylvestris chromosome 6, ASM39365v2, whole genome shotgun sequence genomic sequence GAAAACAATCAGTTGCCCATTGCATGAACACAACACTATATTATAACATCCAAATGAATTACATAGCAGGAAGAAGTCTAATACAGCCTACCCTACTTAACATGATTGAACGCAGAATCTAACTACTGATTCGATTAAACAGGTTTTCACCAAGCTTTTGTGACAGTTCAAGATCAAATATAATAATAAGAATTCAATTGTCAAAAACCAACATCTAACTATAAAATGCTTGGTAGAAAATTTAGATTCCCACTAAGGTATAAACCAAATACAGCTCTTAGAAGAGTATTATGAGTAGCTGGCAAAATACAATGCATCAAATAAACTTTATAACCTCGTGATTCAGGAAAAAATGAAGCTAAGCTATGAATCAGAACAGGTTGAGGCTATGTTTAAAGCTCCAGATTTCCATTTCATGCTTCAAGTCAAACCTTACATGAGGTAGAATTCAGAAACATGTACCTGAGTATAGCAAAATAGATCAGAAATTTAGCATAACATTAGGAGGAAACAACAGCAGCAGAAAACAACAATGTTACCAGCAACTCAAGCCAAGCCTTTTAAAGCCCCAAACTCAAGACTATTTTCAACCAACAATACCAAACAAAAACCCAGCTACTTGATTTTAATCTTTCAGAAATTCTGATGAACCAGAAGAAACAGAACCAGAAACCAGAAAACCAAATTTTCAACGAaattttagtgtttttttttCGAGCTTGGAAAAGACCCTCCGCCGTTTTTTAATCTCTCCCCCCCCCCTTTATAAATAATCTCTCTTTAGCTtcaagtaacaatgcctttataggcaagcttctAGGGCCACAAAAAAAGTTCAGGTTTTGCacttttacccttttaaaattttcaattttgttGTTCAATCCTTAGTCTAAAAATTAGTTTTTCAGATTTATCCCAACACCCACCTTCTAGGCAGCTTCCCATTCAGTTATTAAAGATTCCCTAACTTAGAATTCCTAAAATAACCCCCAGACCCTCTGTTTTTACCTCATCATACCAAGCAGATATGGGTGAAATTGAACCCAGGTTCAGCCGGACATGGGCTCAATCCTGACCCAATAACCTAAACCACTCTTCCGAAGTAAGGTCTAAAAAGGGCCTCAAAAcccaaacaacaaacatgacCCAAACTAAAATAGTGTTTTATgacaaagaagaaaacaaagcttGAATGATTTCCAAAAACTAAACCTAAGCTAAGTGACTAATTAATAACACAAATAGGCATGGAATTGACTAATTTATTAAATCCAAATGACCTAACTAAATTAAACTGTGTAATCAAAACAGAAGGCGAAATCAAAGGTTTAAAACATGACATTAATAAAATTAAGCAAATCAGTGAAAATCAGAGAACAAACTTTTTTAagatttgaaaaagaaagctAAATGGAACAAGCGAACGCCACTCAATCTAGGCTCAGAAAATTGGTCGAATTTCAaccaaagaaaaaagagaagaaaagaagaggaataaAAGGTGAAGTAAAACTAAAACGAACATAAAAAATGAAGGGAACTCACCGACTAGGCTCTAAGTCGATACTGGCATTCTGAGTTAGCCCAAAACAATGTCAATCACTTGTTCTTGGTCAAGAACAAGCGAACGTCATTATTTTGTGATAGAACAGCCTTGAGCAAACAGGGAATTCGGAGGAGTAACCTTGCATGCATAGGTTCGACTTTAAGCTCTTAGGGCTCGACTcttcgatttgatattcgagGAGTTCCAAAGatgtttgaagaaatctgagtgaGAATTTGGGATGAGGGAGAGAGgacggtcctagggtgttaatttggggttgaacagaggtgGCGCCATCACTGGAGAAAatgagggcggcgctagggtttcgaGTTTTGATCTGAAATTCGGCGAATTCTGGGCGAATTTGAGGAGGAGCGTTCGGGGATTTGGACTATGGAGGGGGAGTAGAATACTTGGTATTAATTTCAGGGCGTTTGGACGTCGGCCGGTGGTTTTAGGGCGGAGTTCGGCGGAGTCTCTGAGGAGATGGGGTGAGATGAGGGAAATGTGTTTGATGGGGGGTAGGCTTAGGACCGTTTTATATGAATGTGGGGTTCAGTTCCGGACCgtttgatcaaatgagatcaacggtccaaatcaCTGGTGgtttaaacggggtcgtttggtttattgGTGGGGTGGACCAGGTTGGACCCGGGTTTTGGGATGggggtttgggccaattttaacggGTAATGGGTGTTTAATACTTGGGCCTGGGAAAATTCAATTGTAGCAGCCCAAAATCgggtttcttttatttcttttctttttcttttttcaatttcaaatccttttcttttcaaattaatataaaacctaaattaatttttaaactaaattaacctacccaattagattaatcactcatcctagtatttacaataattaattaaatcctaaatttaaagaaaaactataaaattcaaaattaaagagttaaaatgcaaaaatgaactcctttttttgtgattttcatattttataaaacaaactaatttactaattaatctaaaaaatgtaacattaaatcctaaatgcagtgcgtgatattttttctatttttcatgatttaaataaaattaattatgcaCACAAATGTAAACAAACATGAAAATCgagcaattaattcctaaaaaacaaataataaaaagaaaaatcctaattttggagattctgtaggagtaattcatatagggcaaaaatcacgtgctcacagtaattTATAACAAAAGATGTACAGCATAACCCTTAGAagaaaaggggctcaccaagattttCTAAGAGGAGGATATTCCGCTACCTGCGATCGGCACTGtctgctatagaaccacctacattcatttcaaaaatgtagcgcccccggcaaaaggggtgttagtaccatggaatagtactagtatgtataactaaacaccatcttattAGAAACAACTATCctacaagaataaggaaatcacaagagacaatcaaaagctttaaccatacaccacatcatcaaataaaatgATCATATAACTTTCACATAATTTTCATAGCTTTAGTTTAGGGCATTTCATATTGTTCATCATGATTcataataccaccgctttcttgagcggagtccgatcacgacccgatcggctaggttgcctcatttgagacatgtacctcaagCACAATCTCATTCTCCCTTTCCGAAATTCAATATCAGcataataccaccatgtgtgcggcatggcatccgattacggcccgatcggctaggccgccttaccaaggcgttgttcctttctcatcaATCATCtcgtttcaatctttatttcacatatatcaattcatagaCACTTAGGGCAACAATTATCACATCAATTCCTCTTTCAAAGTTAACCTTCCAATTTaggatcataggcacatacaagagcaattcaagttgtaagcataggtaAGAATTCACATAGTTGGCATGATAATCTAAGTTTTAATCTTGACGTGAAGTCTAGACATTTCAACACATGGTTCATATTCTTCGCACATCTTTAAATATCTAGAATAGTGCATTGCACACATTAAGGCACacctttcatgtatatatatataatttcaaaaccaattcatgtgaaataacaatcaatacatcaatCAAATTTTTTGTCTTACCACATTTGCATAGACACCAacagagctcaatttctaagaagaagggggtttagccatacatacctcaatagaacTTTCATTAAATTCTTACAACAAGAATAACGCCGGAACTCCTAGCAACatcgatctattttatgagaattacaagttgaaTCGAGAATTAGAGGGATAGTCAAGATTCTAGCTCACTAATACATTATATCAAACACTATGTGTGCATTATGTTTTAAGACTCTTTTTGTGTAAGATTACATCATTCCACAGCccctcttttatcatttttagccCATCATCTTCCTACATTCTTTCATTACCCATGCATGCAAAACAAACAACCCTCAAGTCCAAGAACTATCTTGCTAATTACCCATTTTAGCTGCATTTTGGAATTAAGAGCTTGGGTGATAGAAGCTTACCTCTTGGGAAGGAGACCTAGGTGCCTCTCTTGTTAATCTTCAAGGTGGTTAAGCAAGAGTTGAAGAACAATTGATGAAGACAACTTTCTCTCTCTAGGATCATTTCCCCCACTCTAAACTATCAAAAAAATATGCTCAAAATGGCCTAATATGGGTGTTTTAACGGAATGGGGTCGGATTTTAAAAGTAAGAAATTAGAAGCCCCGGCacaatctgcgatcgcataatggacatgcggcccgcaaaaggCACCGCAAAATGGCCCCCAAAACCGGAACAAACTGCCCGGGTATGCAACaagaatgcggtccgcatacctgttctacggtcgcataatgcaccgcagaactgcccctcgcaaaattccaaggagattatgcgatgactatgcggcccgcatattgattatacgatcgcataattggctgcatagttgacctcaaaattaaccatcaaactggCTCACTCTacggcgactatgcggtccgcatagctattatgcgaccgcataatagaCCGCAGAAATGCGCTTTTCTGAAAAACAtcattccttaactttttaatgcacagatcaatccaaaaggTCTGTTACGAACTTCTTGCACAtattcctaacttggcactacgagatttcgggtttttgagtagaaattttacggggccttacattATTGTCAACACTGTCACACTTGGAGAATGTTTGGAAGAATGCTTTGCACCATCTTTCTTTGTTGTATTTAATTAGGTCTTCACAAATGTTATGACCCAATTTATCAAGATCATCtagttttcttttcatttcagaCTCAAATGTTGATCTAACAATACTCCAGAATCTTTTTCTTCATTCAATCCCTCTCCATTTTATAGCCCAGTTTGCCAGAATGTGTCTAGCACACATTCTGTGCTCACACTCAGGTAAAATCTCTTCAACAGCTGAACATAGACCCTGCATAAAAACAGAGAAACAGTAATACTTAAACAACAGAAAAACAAACCATCttaaaacaacaaaaaaatagtAATACTTAAATAGCAAAAAAATAGAAAGACAGAGTCAGCTTTAAAcagcaaaaaaatagaaaaacagtAGTGTTTTAAACTAGGAAAACAGAAAAACAGAAAAACAGTAGTATTTTAAACCAGAAAAACAGTAGTAGTTAACATTAGAGAGATACACATTAGAGAAACAATAGTAGTTAAACAGTAGTGTTCCCTTTCAATTCACATTAGAGAGATACACCACAAAATTCGGAGGAAGCAGAGTTACTTCCAGTTATAATAGGCAGAATAGGTAAAAAAACCCCTAAACTTGACACTTTTTAATGAGTGTACACCTTAACTATACGTGATTTTAATTACCCTCCTATGCTTACTTTTTCGGATTTTATTACTCCCTAACCTAGTAAACCTTTCTATCGTGCATACACGCATCGTATACATGTAAATGCTTGCTGATGTGGCTATACACATTGGAATAATTTGGGTATCCAATTAGAATACCCGACCCGCCTTTAAAATTAATCCCTCAAATTTAACCTATCCCTTTTACTATCGTTCATTTGGTCGATAACATAGAAAAACTGGGGTTCACTACTTCACTCCCATCATCAATGACAGAGACAATTGTGCATTCTTGAGCTTGATTTTGTGAGTCGATAGGGTTCTCCATTGAGGTGCTGCTAAAAGCTACTGTAGAGGAGCTAAAAGCTACTGAGTATCTTTGATTCTCACCAATATTTCTACTGTTTTCACTCCGAGTTTGAAGGTATGTGTGCCTCTTTATGTTAGGGTAAAATCAGGGTTTTATATTGATTGTGATTTTTGCATGCATGCCGATTAGGGTTAAATTAGGGATTTTATGTTGTTTGTTAATTTGTGGGGGTCTTTACCAATTACTGTTTATTTGTAATCTTCTGTATATAATTTTACAAACTTCTGTCTTGAGAGTTGttttttactttttcttattGCTGTGTAGGGTCCCATAGATACTAAGTATTTGAATCTAAGATGGAAAATTGGTGGGATATTGTTGAGTGAGGTAGGACCTCTATATATTTGGGGTAGGGTTGAACATGTGACTAATGTCGACTGTGACCACTTGTCAATACCAGAGTTATATGATTATGCTAAGGATTTTGGGattacaaagttaggaaaaacttatATTATGAGTGTTAAGGGTGGCAGTTTGGTTGAATTAACAAAAGATACGAATTTAATGGACCTTGCTATGTTATTAAACAATGGGGACACAATAGACATTTTTGTCTCTTCTAACTCACAATTTGAGGAGGTGGATGTTATAGAGGGTAGCCAAATAAGCCACGTGGGTGAGCCTTTTAATTCTAGCACACAACAAGACAAATAGGGAATCTTTTGTTCCCCGTGGTCCTCCTTTAAATACTACTGATGCAAATCCAGATCTAGAGTTACCTACTCCTTTGAATATCACTCAAGAAGAGGATTCACCCATAGATTGGACTTCCTCTTCAGAGGAAAAAGAATCTGATGCTGCTGATGATGTAGATCACATTGCTACTGATTCTCACCAGGTAGAACCtgctggagaagaagaagaaatagcaTCTGGTGATGAATCTGAGAGGTCATTTGATTATGGAAGTGATGTCCATGAAGAGTTGAGGGTTGTTAAAGAAGATGTGAAGAAATATAGACAAAAGAATATGAGAAACTTAGGAAGGAAAAACCTAATGTATTTTTAGGTGAAGTTGGAGTTGATGAAGGTTATGAGAACATAGATCAGCCCAAATAAAATATGAGAGACAAATTAGGAGGTGATGATGAGCCTTACTATGATAGTTCAGATCCAGATATCTTTGAATCTGAATCAGATCTGGAAGGGAAGGGTGATCTTGTATCTGATGATGATGTAGATAATATGGGACAGTTAAGGGGaaggaaaaaaataaatagaGTGGTTTATGATCCTTCTGCCAAAATTGTTACTTGGCAATTGGGGATGGTATTTGAGAATGTGAAGGAATTTAGAGAAGACGTTGCTAAGTATGATATAAAGAAAGGTATTCAGCTAGTTAAAGGATCCCAATGAGCCACATAGGGTCAGAGTTAAATGCAAAATTGGTTGTCCTTGGTTGTTGTTTGCTAGCAAGGAAGGTAGGAGTACAAACTTCACAATCAAGACTTACAATCCAAGACACAAATGTCATAAAACCACTTACAACTATCTGTGTAATTCAAAATATGTGGCAAAGCAGTTCAAAGATAGAATTACCTTACAACCTAGAATTAAAGGTTGAGAAATTCAGGATATGGTGAGAAAAAAGCTTGGTTTATATGTTGGTAAGGTTGTTTGTTTGAAGGCCAAAAAGATTGTGTTGAAAGAGATTATGGGGGATCATGTTGTTGAGTTTGGTAGGATTCTAGACTATAGGGATATGCTACTCAAAACAAATCTTGGTAGCACATGTGCAATAAAATTGACAGACACAGATGATGAGCAGAAGCAGTTTTCCAGTTTCTACATTTGTTTTGCAGCTATGAAGCAGGGGTTTATGGAGGGTTGTAGGAGATGTATAGGGTTAGATGGAtgttttttaaaaggtttttgtAAAGGGCAACTATTGGCAGCAGTAGCAAAGGATGGGAATAACCAAATGTTCCCAATAGCTTGGGTTGTTGTAGGCACTGAAAAAAAGCAAACATAGAGTTGGTTCCTCAGGTTATTGCAAACTGATTTCAACTTGGGAGATGGCAAGGAACTCACCATGATAAGTGACATGCAAAAGGTATGTACTACTGTTTTTATGTTTTTAAAtacttttgtttttctgtttttttgTTGTTTAAATACTACTATTTTTCTGCTGTTTAACTACTACTGTTTTTCTGGTTTAAAACATTactgtttttctatttttttttatttttaaaggtgACCGTCTTTCTGTTTTTTTGTTGTTTAAGTATTACTATTTTCTGCTGTTTTAAGATGGTCTATTTTTCTGTTGTTTAAGTATTACTGTTTCTCTGTTTTAATGCAGGGTCTATATTCAGCTGTTGAAGAGATTTTACCTTAGTGTGAGCATATAATGTGTGCTAGACACATTCTGGCAAACTGGTCTATAAAATAGAGAGGgattgaaagaagaaaaagattcTGGAGCGTTGTTAGATCAGCATTTGAGtctgaaatgaaaagaaaactaGATGATCTTGATAAATTGGGTCATAACATTTGTGAAGACCTAGTTAAATACAACAAAGAAAGATGGTGCAAAGCATTCTTCCAAACATTCTCCAAGTGTGATACTGTTGACACATGTGTGAAAGCTTCAATGCTTGGATATTGGGCCCTAGACACAAGACAATCATATCAATGCTAGAGGAAATAAGGGTCAAAGTTATGAGTAGGGTAGCAAAGATGAGAGAATTTGCTGAAACTTGGCAGGATGGTGTATCTCCAATGGCCATGATGGTGTTCAATACTAATGTTGAGAGGTCAATAAGGGTTGACATCATGTTTAATGGAGATACTGGATTTGAACTCAAAGATGATCCATGCAAGTTCATTTTAGAGTTAAGAACAGGTTATTGCAGTTGCAGGTCTTGGGAACTGAAAGGCATTCCATGTCCACATGCTATAACAACAATGCACTTCAAGAGACTTGATCCTTCAGAGAATATTGTACACTGGTACAGGAAAGAGACCTACATGAAGGCATATTCACACTTCATACAACCAGTTCCCAACATGATAATGTGGCCAGAAAGTAGTAACCCCAAGGTATTACCTCCTCTAGTTCAAAATATGTTTGGAAGgccaaaaaaaaatagaagaaaggaagttggagAAATAAAAAGGGCTGAAAAATTATCAAAGAAGGGAATAACTATGACATGCTCCATTTGCAAAGCAAGTATTCATAATATGAGGAGTTGTCCAACAATACCAACAACTACTCAAGAGGTACCTTCCTACCTTCTTCCTTTATTATTATCTTCTTAGTTATCTAAGAGCTAATTCCTCATTTTTTTCATATAATAGACTACTAATTGCTCACAACAATTAACAACAAAAACTTCACAAAAGAGAGGCAGAAAGGAATCTGACAATGCATCTACAAGTACTAGAGGAAAatctgggggggggggggggggaaggagcCACTACAAGAGGCCTAGGCTTCAAGGACATGATGTATTTGTTGCACAATCTAGTTTTACAAGTATAAATGTAAGTGTATTTTTTTTGTCCTTACATTTTATTGTCTAACTTACTATATGATGTTATTGTCTAACTTTGAAATGTATCTTTTGGTTTGAATGTTATCAGCATGGTTTGCATACAGCCAGAAAGGTTTATACTGACCCTTTAATTGATTCTACCCATGTTACTGGTGATATTGGATATAAGCCTTCTAAAGGTTTGAAATGGAAAGGGAAGGAAGCTGTGACTCAAAGACAACTTCAAGTCCAAGCTGCAATGGCTAGAATCAAGACAAAGTCTTAATCCGGTGGAATACAAACAAGATCTAAGGTTATGGGGAAACCGGGAAATCTCCCTCCAAGAAGACcacttgaattttttttactGATGTTGTATTTAATATACTAGACTTCTTTTTTGTTGAATTCGTGGGGTGACTGTTTTAGTTGAATTCATGGGGTGTCTGTTTTTTGTGGATACTGATGGTGGTACAAAACTTTTTTTTATGAACTTTTTAGTCATGTGTATGTCTAGCTGTATATGGATAACATAGTTTAACTCTATTGTTAGATATTAAATTCCGACTTTCTTTGTCAAATTACCAGCTATGTTGACAAAATGTTGTGATTGTGATTGGTTGTTTTTGTGGATAGCAGTGTCGAACAACATATCATATTGCTTAACTTCTATTACATACTACCAGATAACCATTATTTGTACATGAGCAAAATCAGATTcaaaagtaaactgaaaaataataGAAACTTTAGCAGTCTTTCCCTCTTCGATAGTTTGCTAGTATTCTTCAACAACCCAGAAATAACAATGTTTGCTTGCTCCGGAAATGGAGGTTCATACCACTGAAAAAATCGACAAGAATTTGTCTTCGGATAAAGACTACATCCAAAGAATCGTCGTCCATTATTTGCAGTAGTCCATGCAACTTTTAAAGGAGTTGGCTTGTCACATCTACAAAAAACATTCATCTTCTTTCTTCCAAGTAAAATAATGGTTGTTATTTGGCCAAAAAATAAGAGCCAAAATCtttggtgggggggggggggaggggatgGAATTTGGCTGGACAAAGAATGTGAGAACAAAGAAAATGCTGAAGACTTAGAAAGAAGCCAATAAATAGGGGTGAGAAGGGGGTTGTTACCGTTGGGGGAAATTATTACCGATAGGAATGGTTCTAGGATTGGGAAAGGGAAATATTCAACTCATGTGGCAAAAAATATACTCCCCCACGCGCACTAAGCCATTTGAACCAACTTCCACTGCCATGTGGCAGGTCAGGGGGTAATAAAATCCGAAAAAGTAAACATAGGGGGTAATTAAAATCACGTATAGTTAAGGTGTACACTTATTAAAAAAATGTCAAGTTTAGGGAGGGTTTTACCTATTCTgcctttatttttttgaaaaagcctGTCGTAGATGGTTTTAAATTGGGAGGCCAAACAAGCACGTGAAGATGAAAGGCTGTGGGTTCATTACTTGTTGGGTTACAACAATTTTACAAATCCTACTTCCATTTTGAGTTGTTAAAAGCTGATGCTCAGCAAAATTtctttatcattttattaaaaattcccTACAACATCTTATTGATGCAGATGACATACCCCCGGATGGCCTCCAGGAAAAACCTAATATCCTGGGAATTCTCCAACTTTATTACTTCGTTGAAGCACAAGTATTCTTATGTCAGAAGTCTCGACAACTGCACCATAACCGAGGGGACTTGATATATGCTGACATTGTTCGCAATCATCTGCAGAAATCCATGTCATAGTTTTTAGCACAAATGAATTGCAGTCTCGTTTACTGCAATATGAGTTAGAACATTTCCATCCTTTTTTATATTCTCAAACTGCCTGCTCTGTGCAATGTCAGATGTAGTTCTAATAGCCCATTCTATGTATAGATTCTTAAATATCACATTTGCCGCAGACCTtatgttgaaatgttgaaaagaCAAATAGAAAAAGATGCTAAAGAAGCAAGTCAAGATTGCGCTTCTTACTTTTGCATGATTACACATACAATAGAGATATACaagcaggggcggatttaggggggggCGCAAGGGTGTTCACCCGAACCCGCTTCGCCGAAAAATTGCATGGtgtatataaggcaaaatctggtttttacctctatatattatgttttgaatcccCTTCACACATTCCAAAAGTATGGCTTAGTGGTCAAATGGATTCAAAACCATTATGAGGTCATTGATTCAATTCTCACTAGCTACAATTTCATTAAATTTTTTAACTTATTCCTTTTTTGAACCCCTTAGCAAAAGCCTTGCCCCCGCCACTGTATACAGGATACAATCACTTCCAATAGGAAGAAAGATAGTTCAAACAAACAATCATAGCAGAAAATTTTACCTTCAGATGGAACTACAAATCTTTCCCATATAGGACCTAAGTTTGTGCCCACAAAAGTCCTGAGTAGAAAATTTTTCTTCCGTAAGATAATTTGTTAGTTCTaatttctttctatttctctcgtaaaagaaataaaatgaaatttCATTGAATAATATTATTGAAGCACAGACATCGTAGAAATAAATACTGTCTCAGTTTCAACCAAGAAGGAAATCAGAGAAATGAAGAACACGATCAGCATTACATTTACACGAGATGCATTTCTCGAGCTATTGTATTGAAAACTTAGGTCAGAAATCAAATGATCAACAAGACAAGCAAAATTATTAACAACAAGCATAGCAGGTTGAAATGCATACAAACAAATAGGTAAAGTATTTTCATCTCCCATATCAACTTCTGGGTTGACCTATCAAATATACCATACAGTTCAGTGGATGGGATCCCCAATCTGACAAATATGACATTCATGTCTGGTCAAGATacatatttaattttttcttcattttctctcgtcttctttttttttttttttaagttttaaaaagCAGCAAATACAGAATAATTGGTAACAACagatttttatttatagaaaCTGCGTCAGTTCATACAAAAATTCTTATTGGAGGGAAACAAAAGAGAGGAACGTGCAATCTGGTTTCTCTCTTGTAAAGAAATGACGAGAGTATATGAGCATTTGATGAGTTCAGCTCGCAAACTAAAACAGAGTTCTTTTACTTCAGAGAACTCCTCTTTTATCCATTACATCATTTCTACCACTATCACATATTGCTTTCACAGGAAAAGATTAATCTCAGGTGCAAATCTTCCGCCAAAAAATCATATCAGGTAAAAATATGTTTGCATTGGTCTCTcgtaaaagaaataaaatgacctTTTAACGTAAGTAATTGCTCTTGTCAAATTTCTCAAGCATATTTCTATTGACtagaattccttttttttttttttttttatcttttatctttTTTCCATTTAGGACAAACAAGGACTGAAAATGTTATTTTGTCAACGAGGAGatctgaaaaaagaaagaaaataactaAGAGAACAAGAAATTGCACTCAACCGATCACGTGTCAAAGTGCTCCTAAACTATCTATATAAACATTTGCAGGATAGGAACTTCAGATGCACAATCATATGGAACAGTCTAGACCCAATACTAGTACTAAAAGCAAAAGAGAACGTTGTTTTCTTGGAAAAATACTGGTATACTGATAATTAAATAGAGAAAATGAAGTCGAACAAATAACTGAAATTTTGTCCTTCAACCTAACTATCTAAGAGAGAATAACTGCTTTGACATAACACAGCCATTATGATTTTTAAACATATGTATGTGGTTGCATTAGAGCCTGGTGAACCAACTTAAATTTCTTATCCTTTTCAGTGCCAAAAGTACTTACCCTATCTTGGCCCTATCCGTACTTAAACTTCAGTACTACATTCTTCAACTCTCAGATTAAATAGGCTGTATTTCACCAGAGGAAAAAAATCTCTCTAGGTTTTCCATCATATGTACATCAACTAGATAGATATTAATAAAATTGTGGAAAGCAGGAAGGAAGGGAAGAAAAATATATAAGAACCTATAGTCTGTCAGACTAAGATGAAGGCAAACATGGGGCTCTTGTTTGGAATCATTCCCCATACTGAAGTTGCATCCTCCATACTGTAAAATGATCACTCATCATGTAAAAAGTTATCCTTGTGGGAAAAATATCAAAGGGCATGCATCTTGCTAAGCGTATGCATATATCCCATATTAACTTGAATCTGTTATGCATTATAACATTCAGTTTTCTTTTTCAATTGATGACCTACTAATCTCCTAACGATAATGTTGTCGCCGAAGTGGTAATCAACATGAAAACAATATGTAACACAGTAAGTGGTAATCAATATGAAAACAGTACGTAACACAGTATGATGTTCATTACACAGAAGTGAACAAGCAATTGCCTAATAATCCAAcattcagaaagaaaaaaagatcTAGAGGAGAAACCCAAAGCCAGAAGAGTGTAGTGTACCCTA encodes the following:
- the LOC104243288 gene encoding nudix hydrolase 9-like isoform X2, whose amino-acid sequence is MENEIRSDDGHAFKLLLSCPSGLSPSQVSVEFDQLDMIPYQASDLRNSISEYGGCNFSMGNDSKQEPHVCLHLSLTDYRTFVGTNLGPIWERFVVPSEDDCEQCQHISSPLGYGAVVETSDIRILVLQRSNKVGEFPGY
- the LOC104243288 gene encoding nudix hydrolase 9-like isoform X1 — its product is MENEIRSDDGHAFKLLLSCPSGLSPSQVSVEFDQLDMIPYQASDLRNSISEIWDRRVQQSSSFYNGLKFRYGGCNFSMGNDSKQEPHVCLHLSLTDYRTFVGTNLGPIWERFVVPSEDDCEQCQHISSPLGYGAVVETSDIRILVLQRSNKVGEFPGY